The following coding sequences lie in one Chelonia mydas isolate rCheMyd1 chromosome 6, rCheMyd1.pri.v2, whole genome shotgun sequence genomic window:
- the PLEKHG3 gene encoding pleckstrin homology domain-containing family G member 3 isoform X10, whose product MFIWEEKISLPWLPVRISKLWESPRLPAVPCPGSDDRMPVCAAAGGHPPECPVSRMPMEGQDETPGHVPAQEGDALRVNQLHNSNNNASPGGWLGRKGSRSLSPFGPRAPAGARRNLSYLERVVLELVESERTYVEDLRSIVMDYLGKIIDTEELLLRPEQVSALFGNIEDLYELNSELLQDLDSCNSDPVAVARCFVDRSQDFDIYTQYCNNYPNSVAALTECMRNKHQAKFFRERQEQIGHMLPLGSYLLKPVQRILKYHLLLQEIAKHFDLEEAGYEVVEEAIDTMTCVAWYINDMKRRHEHAVRLQEIQSLLLNWKGPDLTTFGELVLEGTFRVSRVRNERTFFLFDRTLLITKRRGDHFICKSHIPCSSLMLIESTRDSLCFSVTHYKHSKQQYSIQAKSVEEKRVWTHHIKRLILENHHAIIPQKAKEAILEMDSSHPARYRYSPERLKKAKSCQPLDEVPPQARQGRRQSEPAKQIVKQLGEKGLKGKGTKGSQEPGSPENCHSAETASAILEAAPELSELNKEERPEEPPEVTRTPKPALLAQQREMEQERSLAMAENTEDLKPLSSEEEEEEEEEEEARARSILPPSVLDHASLIAEMFTSSFSRRSSLALEEGRPGGFLTPRLVSRSSSVLSLEGSEKGQGRSSAANSQGRVSPPGSARSGAASPGPAEPERTPCHRKESMLSQRDRLLLDKIKSYYECAEHRDAGFSIRRRESLSYIPKGLVRNSVCRLNSLPRPEQHADARRGAGGMGSGGRTAAWVLAGGPTAGPGAEPSAPVTEEEFRPPAEMVKVWEGMEQLSAGQPCPEGGSGEGTAGGGAAAWPLGRSQENGLDLHEPLLIPEDEELSAIAEESAGPSPESRSPTERAGPARLAGQLQRLAQQLGHPAKPPPRVPPLSEAELSECLKNKVYQLARQYSLRIRSRQPAGHRRFAELEELRSCAAPPPRDGHQEVKRNTGPRKPALSLAAFEQVVLPEYSPRTPLSAATSSQDKSPKHFSFSPSYPTSPGTGALPGPSSCSPLSPIMAETFPWPDVRELRSRYSIGTIFPSPRRAPPVNRSQSAPEKMVAELPGGAPGQEGWRGLEQSPGRGWRPEESPDTSARQRQRNQSAGSLHITAEAMLGDQRIIVLEKVPCGGEPPAPEEPPDAASYVQIRSPTSRERISLKAVAERCKAYQESDEYRRREEGPAPEPSRAAGWEQAATGQHGRVRNLREKFQTLNSAN is encoded by the exons ATGTTCATCTGGGAGGAGAAGatcagcctgccctggctccctgtCCGCATCTCCAAGCTCTGGG aaTCCCCCCGGCTGCCAGCAGTGCCCTGCCCCGGCAGCGATGACAGGATGCCCGTCTGCGCTGCGGCGGGCGGGCACCCCCCAGAGTGCCCAGTGAGCCGGATGCCCATGGAGGGGCAGGACGAGACCCCCGGCCATGTGCCAGCCCAGGAGGGGGACGCCCTGCGGGTCAACCAGCTgcacaacagcaacaacaacgcCTCGCCGGGAGGCTGGCTGGGCCGCAAGGGCTCCCGCTCCCTCTCGCCCTTCGGCCCCCGGGCCCCTGCTGGCGCCAGACGCAATCTGAGCTACCTGGAGCGCGTCGTGCTGGAGCTTGTGGAGTCGGAGCGCACCTACGTGGAGGACCTGCGCAGCATTGTGATG GACTACCTGGGGAAGATCATCGACAccgaggagctgctgctgcggccGGAGCAGGTCAGCGCGCTCTTTGGGAACATCGAGGATCTCTACGAACTCAACAG CGAGCTGCTGCAGGACCTGGACAGCTGTAACAGCGACCCTGTGGCTGTGGCCAGGTGCTTCGTGGACAGG AGCCAGGATTTCGATATCTACACCCAGTACTGCAACAACTACCCCAA CTCGGTGGCGGCTCTGACCGAGTGCATGAGGAACAAGCACCAGGCTAAGTTCTTCCGCGAGCGCCAGGAGCAGATCGGCCACATGCTGCCCCTGGGCTCCTACCTGCTCAAGCCAGTCCAGAGGATCCTCAAGTACCACCTGCTGCTCCAG GAGATCGCGAAGCACTTTGACCTGGAGGAGGCCGGCTACGAAGTGGTGGAGGAGGCCATCGACACCATGACCTGTGTGGCCTGGTACATCAACGACATGAAGCGCAGACACGAGCACGCCGTGCGGCTGCAG gAGATCCAGTCCCTGCTGCTGAACTGGAAGGGGCCGGATCTGACGACCTTCGGGGAGCTGGTGCTGGAGGGCACCTTCCGGGTGAGCCGAGTGCGCAACGAGCGCACCTTCTTCCTCTTCGACCGCACCCTGCTCATCACCAAGAGACGGGGCGACCACTTCATCTGCAAGAGCCACATCCCG TGCTCCTCCTTGATGCTGATCGAGAGCACCAGGGACTCGCTGTGCTTCAGCGTCACCCACTACAagcacagcaagcagcagtacAGCATCCAG GCCAAGAGTGTGGAGGAGAAGCGGGTCTGGACCCACCACATCAAGAGGCTCATCCTGGAGAACCACCACGCCATCATCCCCCAGAAG GCTAAGGAAGCCATCCTGGAAATGGACTCCTCCC ACCCCGCTCGCTACAGATACAGCCCGGAGCGGCTGAAGAAAGCAAAGTCGTGCCAGCCCCTGGACGAGGTGCCCCCGCAGGCACGGCAGGGGCGCCGACAGTCGG AGCCTGCCAAGCAGATTGTCAAGCAGCTGGGTGAGAAAG GACTGAAG GGCAAGGGGACCAAGGGCAGCCAGGAGCCAGGGAGCCCTGAGAACTGTCACAGTGCAGAGACGGCCTCGGCCATCCTGGAG GCTGCCCCGGAGCTCAGTGAGCTGAACAAGGAAGAGCGCCCAGAGGAGCCCCCCGAGGTCACGCGcacccccaagccagccctgctggcccagcagagggagatggagcAGGAGCGGAGCCTGGCTATGGCGGAGAACACAGAGGACCTCAAACCCCTcagcagcgaggaggaggaggaggaggaggaggaagaggaggccagGGCGAGGAGCATTCTGCCCCCATCCGTGCTGGACCACGCCAGCCTCATCGCCGAGATGTTCACCAGCAGCTTCTCACGGCGCAGCAGCCTGGCGCTGGAGGAGGGCCGGCCCGGGGGCTTCCTGACGCCCCGGCTGGTCAGCCGGAGCAGCAGCGTGCTGAGCCTGGAGGGCAgcgagaaggggcagggccgcaGCAGCGCCGCCAACTCCCAGGGCCGCGTCTCGCCGCCGGGCTCCGCCCGCAGCGGGGCTGCTTCGCCCGGCCCCGCGGAGCCCGAGCGCACCCCCTGCCACAGGAAAGAGTCCATGCTCTCCCAGCGCGACCGGCTGCTGCTGGACAAGATCAAGAGCTACTACGAGTGCGCGGAGCACCGCGACGCCGGCTTCAGCATCCGGCGCCGGGAGAGCCTCTCCTACATCCCCAAGGGGCTGGTGAGGAACTCGGTCTGCCGCCTCAACAGCCTCCCACGGCCGGAGCAGCATGCCGACGCCAGGCGGGGAGCGGGCGGGATGGGGAGCGGCGGTCGGACAGCCGCCTGGGTGCTGGCGGGCGGCCCCACCGCTGGGCCCGGGGCCGAGCCCAGCGCCCCCGTCACCGAGGAGGAGTTCCGCCCGCCCGCTGAGATGGTCAAGGTGTGGGAGGGCATGGAGCAGCTGAGCGCCGGCCAGCCCTGCCCggagggaggcagcggggaggGCACAGCTGGCGGCGGCGCCGCCGCGTGGCCcctgggcaggagccaggagaaCGGCTTGGACCTGCATGAGCCGCTGCTCATCCCAGAGGACGAGGAGCTGAGCGCCATCGCAGAGGAGTCGGCCGGGCCCTCGCCCGAGAGCCGGTCCCCCACGGAGCGGGCGGGGCCCGCCAGGCTGGCCGGCCAGCTGCAGAGGCTGGCGCAGCAACTGGGCCACCCCGCCAAGCCGCCCCCCCGGGTCCCACCACTCTCGGAGGCCGAGCTGAGCGAGTGCCTGAAGAACAAGGTGTACCAGCTGGCACGCCAGTACAGCCTGCGCATCAGGAGCCGCCAGCCAGCCGGGCACAGGCGCTTTGCCGAGCTGGAGGAGCTGAGGAGCTGCGCAGCACCCCCGCCACGTGACGGGCACCAGGAGGTGAAGAGAAACACAG GCCCGCGGAAGCCGGCGCTGTCTCTCGCGGCCTTCGAGCAGGTGGTACTGCCGGAGTACAGCCCCCGCACGCCGCTCTCAGCCGCCACCTCCTCGCAGGACAAGTCGCCCAAGCACTTCTCCTTCAGCCCCTCCTACCCCACCTCGCCCGGCACTGGCGCCTTGCCCGGCCCCTCGTCCTGCAGCCCGCTTAGCCCCATCATGGCGGAGACGTTCCCTTGGCCCGACGTGCGGGAGCTGCGCTCCAGGTACTCCATCGGCACGATCTTCCCCAGCCCGCGCCGGGCCCCCCCAGTCAACAGGAGCCAGTCGGCGCCAGAGAAGATGGTGGCAGAGCTGCCGGGAGGCGCCCCGGGGCAGGAGGGCTGGCGCGGGCTGGAGCAGAGCCCCGGGAGGGGCTGGCGCCCCGAGGAGAGCCCAGACACCAGCGCCCGGCAACGCCAGAGGAACCAGAGCGCTGGCTCGCTGCACATCACCGCAGAGGCCATGTTGGGCGACCAGCGGATCATCGTCCTGGAGAAGGTGCCGTGCGGCggggagccgcccgcccccgaggAGCCGCCCGATGCCGCCAGCTACGTGCAGATCCGCTCGCCCACCTCGCGGGAGAGGATCTCACTCAAGGCCGTGGCGGAGCGCTGCAAGGCCTACCAGGAGTCGGACGAGTACCGGCGGCGGGAGGAGGGCCCGGCCCCCGAGCCCAGCCGGGCCGCGGGCTGGGAGCAGGCAGCCACCGGCCAGCACGGCCGCGTGAGGAACCTGCGGGAGAAGTTCCAGACCCTGAACTCTGCCAACTGA
- the PLEKHG3 gene encoding pleckstrin homology domain-containing family G member 3 isoform X8, whose amino-acid sequence MFIWEEKISLPWLPVRISKLWESPRLPAVPCPGSDDRMPVCAAAGGHPPECPVSRMPMEGQDETPGHVPAQEGDALRVNQLHNSNNNASPGGWLGRKGSRSLSPFGPRAPAGARRNLSYLERVVLELVESERTYVEDLRSIVMDYLGKIIDTEELLLRPEQVSALFGNIEDLYELNSELLQDLDSCNSDPVAVARCFVDRSQDFDIYTQYCNNYPNSVAALTECMRNKHQAKFFRERQEQIGHMLPLGSYLLKPVQRILKYHLLLQEIAKHFDLEEAGYEVVEEAIDTMTCVAWYINDMKRRHEHAVRLQEIQSLLLNWKGPDLTTFGELVLEGTFRVSRVRNERTFFLFDRTLLITKRRGDHFICKSHIPCSSLMLIESTRDSLCFSVTHYKHSKQQYSIQAKSVEEKRVWTHHIKRLILENHHAIIPQKAKEAILEMDSSHPARYRYSPERLKKAKSCQPLDEVPPQARQGRRQSEPFHLRRRREQLPDGLRGSVGLGRAGRRKSEPAKQIVKQLGEKGLKGKGTKGSQEPGSPENCHSAETASAILEAAPELSELNKEERPEEPPEVTRTPKPALLAQQREMEQERSLAMAENTEDLKPLSSEEEEEEEEEEEARARSILPPSVLDHASLIAEMFTSSFSRRSSLALEEGRPGGFLTPRLVSRSSSVLSLEGSEKGQGRSSAANSQGRVSPPGSARSGAASPGPAEPERTPCHRKESMLSQRDRLLLDKIKSYYECAEHRDAGFSIRRRESLSYIPKGLVRNSVCRLNSLPRPEQHADARRGAGGMGSGGRTAAWVLAGGPTAGPGAEPSAPVTEEEFRPPAEMVKVWEGMEQLSAGQPCPEGGSGEGTAGGGAAAWPLGRSQENGLDLHEPLLIPEDEELSAIAEESAGPSPESRSPTERAGPARLAGQLQRLAQQLGHPAKPPPRVPPLSEAELSECLKNKVYQLARQYSLRIRSRQPAGHRRFAELEELRSCAAPPPRDGHQEVKRNTGPRKPALSLAAFEQVVLPEYSPRTPLSAATSSQDKSPKHFSFSPSYPTSPGTGALPGPSSCSPLSPIMAETFPWPDVRELRSRYSIGTIFPSPRRAPPVNRSQSAPEKMVAELPGGAPGQEGWRGLEQSPGRGWRPEESPDTSARQRQRNQSAGSLHITAEAMLGDQRIIVLEKVPCGGEPPAPEEPPDAASYVQIRSPTSRERISLKAVAERCKAYQESDEYRRREEGPAPEPSRAAGWEQAATGQHGRVRNLREKFQTLNSAN is encoded by the exons ATGTTCATCTGGGAGGAGAAGatcagcctgccctggctccctgtCCGCATCTCCAAGCTCTGGG aaTCCCCCCGGCTGCCAGCAGTGCCCTGCCCCGGCAGCGATGACAGGATGCCCGTCTGCGCTGCGGCGGGCGGGCACCCCCCAGAGTGCCCAGTGAGCCGGATGCCCATGGAGGGGCAGGACGAGACCCCCGGCCATGTGCCAGCCCAGGAGGGGGACGCCCTGCGGGTCAACCAGCTgcacaacagcaacaacaacgcCTCGCCGGGAGGCTGGCTGGGCCGCAAGGGCTCCCGCTCCCTCTCGCCCTTCGGCCCCCGGGCCCCTGCTGGCGCCAGACGCAATCTGAGCTACCTGGAGCGCGTCGTGCTGGAGCTTGTGGAGTCGGAGCGCACCTACGTGGAGGACCTGCGCAGCATTGTGATG GACTACCTGGGGAAGATCATCGACAccgaggagctgctgctgcggccGGAGCAGGTCAGCGCGCTCTTTGGGAACATCGAGGATCTCTACGAACTCAACAG CGAGCTGCTGCAGGACCTGGACAGCTGTAACAGCGACCCTGTGGCTGTGGCCAGGTGCTTCGTGGACAGG AGCCAGGATTTCGATATCTACACCCAGTACTGCAACAACTACCCCAA CTCGGTGGCGGCTCTGACCGAGTGCATGAGGAACAAGCACCAGGCTAAGTTCTTCCGCGAGCGCCAGGAGCAGATCGGCCACATGCTGCCCCTGGGCTCCTACCTGCTCAAGCCAGTCCAGAGGATCCTCAAGTACCACCTGCTGCTCCAG GAGATCGCGAAGCACTTTGACCTGGAGGAGGCCGGCTACGAAGTGGTGGAGGAGGCCATCGACACCATGACCTGTGTGGCCTGGTACATCAACGACATGAAGCGCAGACACGAGCACGCCGTGCGGCTGCAG gAGATCCAGTCCCTGCTGCTGAACTGGAAGGGGCCGGATCTGACGACCTTCGGGGAGCTGGTGCTGGAGGGCACCTTCCGGGTGAGCCGAGTGCGCAACGAGCGCACCTTCTTCCTCTTCGACCGCACCCTGCTCATCACCAAGAGACGGGGCGACCACTTCATCTGCAAGAGCCACATCCCG TGCTCCTCCTTGATGCTGATCGAGAGCACCAGGGACTCGCTGTGCTTCAGCGTCACCCACTACAagcacagcaagcagcagtacAGCATCCAG GCCAAGAGTGTGGAGGAGAAGCGGGTCTGGACCCACCACATCAAGAGGCTCATCCTGGAGAACCACCACGCCATCATCCCCCAGAAG GCTAAGGAAGCCATCCTGGAAATGGACTCCTCCC ACCCCGCTCGCTACAGATACAGCCCGGAGCGGCTGAAGAAAGCAAAGTCGTGCCAGCCCCTGGACGAGGTGCCCCCGCAGGCACGGCAGGGGCGCCGACAGTCGG agccCTTCCACCTCCGACGCCGCAGGGAGCAGCTCCCGGATGGACTGCGTGGCAGCGTGGGGTTGGGGCGTGCAGGCCGCAGGAAGTCCG AGCCTGCCAAGCAGATTGTCAAGCAGCTGGGTGAGAAAG GACTGAAG GGCAAGGGGACCAAGGGCAGCCAGGAGCCAGGGAGCCCTGAGAACTGTCACAGTGCAGAGACGGCCTCGGCCATCCTGGAG GCTGCCCCGGAGCTCAGTGAGCTGAACAAGGAAGAGCGCCCAGAGGAGCCCCCCGAGGTCACGCGcacccccaagccagccctgctggcccagcagagggagatggagcAGGAGCGGAGCCTGGCTATGGCGGAGAACACAGAGGACCTCAAACCCCTcagcagcgaggaggaggaggaggaggaggaggaagaggaggccagGGCGAGGAGCATTCTGCCCCCATCCGTGCTGGACCACGCCAGCCTCATCGCCGAGATGTTCACCAGCAGCTTCTCACGGCGCAGCAGCCTGGCGCTGGAGGAGGGCCGGCCCGGGGGCTTCCTGACGCCCCGGCTGGTCAGCCGGAGCAGCAGCGTGCTGAGCCTGGAGGGCAgcgagaaggggcagggccgcaGCAGCGCCGCCAACTCCCAGGGCCGCGTCTCGCCGCCGGGCTCCGCCCGCAGCGGGGCTGCTTCGCCCGGCCCCGCGGAGCCCGAGCGCACCCCCTGCCACAGGAAAGAGTCCATGCTCTCCCAGCGCGACCGGCTGCTGCTGGACAAGATCAAGAGCTACTACGAGTGCGCGGAGCACCGCGACGCCGGCTTCAGCATCCGGCGCCGGGAGAGCCTCTCCTACATCCCCAAGGGGCTGGTGAGGAACTCGGTCTGCCGCCTCAACAGCCTCCCACGGCCGGAGCAGCATGCCGACGCCAGGCGGGGAGCGGGCGGGATGGGGAGCGGCGGTCGGACAGCCGCCTGGGTGCTGGCGGGCGGCCCCACCGCTGGGCCCGGGGCCGAGCCCAGCGCCCCCGTCACCGAGGAGGAGTTCCGCCCGCCCGCTGAGATGGTCAAGGTGTGGGAGGGCATGGAGCAGCTGAGCGCCGGCCAGCCCTGCCCggagggaggcagcggggaggGCACAGCTGGCGGCGGCGCCGCCGCGTGGCCcctgggcaggagccaggagaaCGGCTTGGACCTGCATGAGCCGCTGCTCATCCCAGAGGACGAGGAGCTGAGCGCCATCGCAGAGGAGTCGGCCGGGCCCTCGCCCGAGAGCCGGTCCCCCACGGAGCGGGCGGGGCCCGCCAGGCTGGCCGGCCAGCTGCAGAGGCTGGCGCAGCAACTGGGCCACCCCGCCAAGCCGCCCCCCCGGGTCCCACCACTCTCGGAGGCCGAGCTGAGCGAGTGCCTGAAGAACAAGGTGTACCAGCTGGCACGCCAGTACAGCCTGCGCATCAGGAGCCGCCAGCCAGCCGGGCACAGGCGCTTTGCCGAGCTGGAGGAGCTGAGGAGCTGCGCAGCACCCCCGCCACGTGACGGGCACCAGGAGGTGAAGAGAAACACAG GCCCGCGGAAGCCGGCGCTGTCTCTCGCGGCCTTCGAGCAGGTGGTACTGCCGGAGTACAGCCCCCGCACGCCGCTCTCAGCCGCCACCTCCTCGCAGGACAAGTCGCCCAAGCACTTCTCCTTCAGCCCCTCCTACCCCACCTCGCCCGGCACTGGCGCCTTGCCCGGCCCCTCGTCCTGCAGCCCGCTTAGCCCCATCATGGCGGAGACGTTCCCTTGGCCCGACGTGCGGGAGCTGCGCTCCAGGTACTCCATCGGCACGATCTTCCCCAGCCCGCGCCGGGCCCCCCCAGTCAACAGGAGCCAGTCGGCGCCAGAGAAGATGGTGGCAGAGCTGCCGGGAGGCGCCCCGGGGCAGGAGGGCTGGCGCGGGCTGGAGCAGAGCCCCGGGAGGGGCTGGCGCCCCGAGGAGAGCCCAGACACCAGCGCCCGGCAACGCCAGAGGAACCAGAGCGCTGGCTCGCTGCACATCACCGCAGAGGCCATGTTGGGCGACCAGCGGATCATCGTCCTGGAGAAGGTGCCGTGCGGCggggagccgcccgcccccgaggAGCCGCCCGATGCCGCCAGCTACGTGCAGATCCGCTCGCCCACCTCGCGGGAGAGGATCTCACTCAAGGCCGTGGCGGAGCGCTGCAAGGCCTACCAGGAGTCGGACGAGTACCGGCGGCGGGAGGAGGGCCCGGCCCCCGAGCCCAGCCGGGCCGCGGGCTGGGAGCAGGCAGCCACCGGCCAGCACGGCCGCGTGAGGAACCTGCGGGAGAAGTTCCAGACCCTGAACTCTGCCAACTGA